GGTGCCGCGCAGGACCGCCTCGTCGCGGGCGAGGGCGACGAGGGCGGCGAGCCGGCGCGCCTCCTCGGCGAGCCGCGCCCGCGCCGGGTCGTGGCGGACCCAGGCCGCTGCCGAGACGGCGACGCCCACGATCACCAGCACCACCAGCAGCTCCAGGAGGGTGAAGCCGCGCCCGCGGCCGCTCATCCCGGCAGGTTCCAGTTGCCGATGTCGTCGTCGCTGGGGGCGCCGTCGGGGCCGAGGGAGTAGACGTCGATCTCGCCGCGGGTCCCCGGCGAGAGGTACTGGTAGGGCCGGCCCCAGGGGTCGACGGGGATGCGCTCGAGATAGCCGCCCTCCTTCCAGTTGGGGGGCTCCGGCGGCGTCGTGGGACGGCGGACCAGGGCCTCGAGGCCCTGCTCGGTGGTGGGGTAGGCGTAGTTGTCGAGACGGTAGAGGCGCAGCGCGCTCTCGATGGCGCGGATGTCGGCCTGGGCCTTGGTGACCCGCGCCCGCTCGGGCTGGTCCATGATCCGCGGCACCACCAGGGCGGCGAGGATGCCGAGGATGATCACCACCACCATCACCTCGATGAGGGTGAAGCCTTGCGCTCGTCGCATGGTCGCGCCTCGCTCCCTGCTGCGTCGTGGGTCCCTGATCATAAACCGCCCTCGGCGGTGCGCGCAGGCGGGGCGAGGGCGCGGGCGAGGATCTCCACCGGATGGAGGACGGGAACGGCGAGACCGCGCGCGGCGAGGCCGGCGGCGAGGTGGAGGCGGCAGCCGATGTTGGTGGTGGCCACCGCGTCCGGGGCCGCCGCCGCCAGGGCTTCGATTTTGGGCGCGCGCAGGGCCTCCGCCCAGTCCGCGTGGGTGA
This genomic interval from Inmirania thermothiophila contains the following:
- the gspG gene encoding type II secretion system major pseudopilin GspG; the protein is MRRAQGFTLIEVMVVVIILGILAALVVPRIMDQPERARVTKAQADIRAIESALRLYRLDNYAYPTTEQGLEALVRRPTTPPEPPNWKEGGYLERIPVDPWGRPYQYLSPGTRGEIDVYSLGPDGAPSDDDIGNWNLPG